The Coccidioides posadasii str. Silveira chromosome 3, complete sequence genome contains a region encoding:
- a CDS encoding uncharacterized protein (EggNog:ENOG410PH7B~COG:S~BUSCO:3671at33183), with protein MASAIQSPTPKLDRYIVIHVSTTCDEHGVYVTKDSAEVIELGWILLDTKSCEELHRESVLVKPINTPITPLCTSLTTLTWEHVRSAGTFRDAINRFDAFAQEHLLSKNLEFAFVTLDSWDMRVQLPREARDKAVVLPPYLQHSRTFDLRTEYQRWQQHHPESLPFGPSDLSNICAALEVEPVQSSAPIKHNLPFHLQALAPASPRRAMEEVITLARVLRGLIRKSQPPHEHPEILTRPMDARADVRAFLAERSKVLHMSGLPHDTTQSELESWFTQFGGRPIAFWTLRTPDQHKPTGTGFAVFSSHEEAAESLCMNGRALNERAIEVSPSSSRVLDRAAEILTPFPPSKNRPRPGDWTCPSCGFSNFQRRTACFRCSYPAIGPGPDPMGYAYGYGPPSMLPPPHHMGHHGGHGMGHGRGMGGNGGVVPFRAGDWKCGAEGCGYHNFAKNINCLRCGGPRSGAAVVADSAFPSPMDPSSNFGMGPGSISSAPGAAPFPSTGAGFGGFGQQFAAPPTTYGLPAGLGAAPGPYPPMGQMNTGYGSGGASHSAASFGNPATQAAFTGADQVQQPVGTSNGGFYNNDSSADPFAFLSTGLGGLTVADETHGRRNGTANSKSPA; from the exons ATGGCATCCGCAATTCAGTCCCCAACTCCAAAGCTGGACCGATACATTGTGATCCATGTTTCCACCACCTGTGATGAGCATGGCGTCTATGTCACCAAGGATTCGGCAGAAGTTATCGAGCTGGGATGGATCTTACTGGACACAAAGTCTTGTGAGGAG CTCCACCGAGAGAGTGTTCTCGTCAAGCCAATCAACACTCCCATTACACCACTCTGCA CGAGCCTGACCACCCTTACATGGGAGCATGTTCGCTCTGCAGGCACCTTCCGGGATGCGATCAACCGTTTTGATGCCTTCGCACAGGAACACCTCCTGTCCAAGAACCTCGAGTTCGCCTTTGTAACATTGGACTCATGGGATATGCGTGTTCAGCTCCCTCGCGAGGCCCGGGACAAAGCCGTTGTCCTTCCTCCTTACCTTCAGCATTCCCGGACTTTTGACTTGCGGACGGAATATCAACGCTGGCAGCAGCATCATCCGGAATCCCTTCCGTTCGGCCCTAGTGACCTTTCCAATATCTGTGCTGCTTTGGAGGTGGAGCCCGTTCAATCTTCTGCTCCCATTAAGCACAACCTCCCGTTCCACCTTCAAGCATTGGCCCCTGCATCACCACGTCGTGCAATGGAGGAGGTTATTACCTTGGCTCGAGTTCTCCGTGGCCTGATCCGCAAGTCGCAGCCACCTCACGAGCACCCCGAGATTCTGACCCGTCCAATGGATGCTAGAGCTGACGTCCGTGCCTTTTTGGCGGAGCGTAGCAAGGTTTTACACATGAGTGGACTGCCTCATGACACTACTCAGTCGGAATTAGAGAGCTGGTTCACCCAATTTGGTGGACGTCCGATTGCGTTTTGGACCCTCCGAACCCCAGATCAGCACAAGCCAACAGGTACTGGCTTCGCTGTGTTTTCATCTCACGAAGAG GCCGCTGAAAGTCTTTGCATGAATGGACGGGCGTTGAATGAGAGGGCGATTGAGGTTTCACCTTCATCAAGTAGGGTCCTTGATCGGGCTGCCGAAATCCTTACGCCTTTCCCGCCAAGCAAGAACCGTCCTCGTCCCGGAGACTGGACTTGTCCATCGTGTGGATTTTCCAACTTTCAGCGTCGCACGGCTTGCTTCCGCTGCTCGTATCCTGCCATTGGTCCTGGCCCTGATCCAATGGGATATGCCTATGGATATGGTCCGCCAAGTATGCTTCCTCCACCCCACCATATGGGTCACCATGGTGGCCATGGTATGGGACATGGTAGAGGCATGGGAGGTAATGGAGGAGTGGTCCCGTTCCGTGCTGGTGATTGGAAATGCGGTGCCGAAGGTTGCGGCTACCACAACTTTGCTAAAAACATCAACTGTCTCCGATGTGGTGGCCCTCGCTCCGGTGCAGCAGTCGTGGCAGATTCTGCTTTCCCCTCTCCAATGGACCCGTCTTCCAACTTTGGTATGGGACCTGGATCCATTAGCAGCGCCCCTGGAGCCGCTCCGTTCCCGTCTACTGGAGCGGGCTTCGGTGGATTTGGTCAACAGTTTGCCGCTCCTCCAACCACGTACGGGTTGCCAGCAGGGCTTGGAGCTGCACCCGGACCCTATCCTCCAATGGGTCAAATGAACACCGGATATGGATCTGGCGGAGCCTCTCATTCTGCCGCCTCTTTCGGCAATCCTGCTACCCAAGCTGCTTTTACAGGGGCCGACCAAGTGCAGCAGCCCGTTGGGACCTCCAACGGTGGCTTTTATAATAACGACTCCTCTGCCGACCCTTTTGCCTTCCTCTCCACTGGTCTCGGCGGACTGACAGTCGCAGACGAAACACACGGACGCAGGAATGGCACCGCCAACAGCAAGTCCCCGGCGTAA
- a CDS encoding uncharacterized protein (EggNog:ENOG410PH2X~COG:B,D~BUSCO:1528at33183), whose amino-acid sequence MPARAGTRASSVASTRKSSVPPSTTGANVFIPDEPAEPSTSPNLRPSVVEIFADAQRSTTGHRKLVVRLRKIQEGCCGLRSLKDKGRSGERRESGLFEGFGEKEKPAEREFNIEVSRCLLRVLSVKKTEGAADRVLKFLGAFLTATTEKDLQLFGQGDPDETQTLPETPSSRLTFHIVSTIIPFLATKEKTVRYRATQTITHIVNSLDSIDDELYHLIRQGLVKRIRDKEPAVRVQAVIGLGRLAGNDEDDDDNDPNDGNSALVDRLLDVLQNDTSAEVRRTLLLNLPLTPTTLPFLLERARDIDAATRRALYSKLLPTLGDFRHLSLSMREKLLRWGLRDRDETVRKATSRLFYERWIEDCTSTQKTEANTTDEKDKSPAPSIPALTELLERIDVVNSGVEGGIAHEAMRSFWGGRPDYREAVVFDSEFWESLTAETAFMARSFNDFCREEEDGRHDDLADEKIPEVTALAYYLHKYTTILLTRITNPEEAEGGEEETIEFEFIVEQLLQICLTLDYSDEVGRRKMFSLLRETLAVSNLPEHVTKLTVEALRSVCGLDPAAESEFCSVVLEAIAEVHDTIVSEDSFVSAKSEISDGSSRRGRSETPADSKEDEEEPFNKEEAKAKVLKEIMVNMKCLYIAQCMLQNVEGNLQDNVHLVTMLNNLVVPAVRSHEAPVRERGLECLGLCCLLDKNLAEENMGLFIHCYSKGHEALQEMALRILSDILTVHHSILLPVASQNDPNSVTPPPFQKPLLKAFAKALKTNSPPAVQATAVTSLAKLLLTNTLSPSGPSVPPSIKELHESSIDTLLQALVLSFFHPRTRDNLSLRQALTYFLPVYCHSRLNNAQHMRKIAVPVIRVVLAAADDFYALEAEEDSDGEIDDSVGEKEVKALMAGVIGMMVEWTDDRRIVGLNPEAPLPGTSIAPNPSLKPSESLHLALARDILQRVLGVGGFSAAPREERKLLLSMLGKLHIPAPPSAPSRPGSRAPEGPDEREILRSSSRSRKPDQEQGTIDDDGELLLEVKDLLNQAIASNVASDATGRNALVKVKNAVLKLLAACRPSDKHGVSEKERETSYIKEEPEDDSYLRGSRRNTSVISGRSSVAPSDLAAVEEEDEGDDTIIARRPDDRRSLASDAGTEVSVRSER is encoded by the exons ATGCCTGCCCGTGCTGGAACGCGCGCTTCTTCCGTCGCATCTACCCGCAAATCCTCTGTTCCTCCCTCGACTACTGGCGCCAATGTATTCATCCCCGATGAGCCCGCTGAGCCCTCTACTTCACCCAATCTCCGACCTAGCGTCGTAGAAATCTTTGCCGATGCGCAAAGATCGACGACTGGACATCGGAAATTGGTGGTCCGGCTAAGGAAGATTCAGGAGGGATGTTGCGGTCTGCGATCTTTGAAAGACAAAGGGAGGAGCGGGGAGAGACGGGAATCTGGCCTTTTTGAGGGCTTtggagagaaggaaaaaccggcagagagagagtttAATATCGAGGTGTCCCGTTGCCTTCTGCGAGTGCTATCGGTGAAAAAGACGGAGGGTGCTGCCGATCGAGTACTTAAATTTTTGGGAGCCTTTTTGACTGCTACGACGGAGAAAG ATCTTCAGCTATTTGGTCAGGGTGATCCGGACGAAACCCAAACTTTACCGGAGACGCCGAGCTCGAGACTTACCTTTCACATCGTTTCGACCATAATTCCTTTCCTCgcaacaaaagaaaagacagTGCGATATCGGGCGACCCAAACAATAACACACATCGTTAACTCTTTAGATTCAATTGATGATGAATTATATCACCTGATTCGCCAAGGACTTGTCAAGAGGATCAGGGACAAGGAGCCGGCAGTGCGTGTCCAAGCCGTGATTGGACTCGGAAGGTTAGCGGGAAACGACGaagacgacgacgacaatGACCCGAATGATGGGAACTCGGCTTTGGTGGATAGGTTATTGGATGTCCTTCAAAATGATACGAGCGCCGAAGTACGACGCACTTTGCTCCTTAATCTACCCCTCACTCCAACAAcccttccatttcttcttgaaagaGCCCGTGATATTGATGCCGCCACCCGGCGTGCTTTATATTCAAAGCTCCTCCCCACCTTAGGAGATTTCCGGCATCTTTCACTTTCCATGCGAGAAAAATTACTGCGTTGGGGTCTTCGTGATCGCGATGAAACTGTCCGGAAGGCCACCAGTCGCCTGTTCTATGAGCGCTGGATTGAAGATTGCACGAGCACACAAAAAACAGAAGCGAATACCACTGATGAGAAAGACAAGTCTCCGGCACCAAGTATTCCCGCCTTGACGGAGCTTTTGGAACGCATTGACGTTGTAAACTCTGGGGTGGAAGGCGGTATTGCTCACGAAGCCATGAGAAGTTTTTGGGGCGGGCGGCCAGATTATCGTGAGGCTGTGGTTTTCGACTCAGAGTTCTGGGAATCTTTGACAGCGGAGACGGCCTTTATGGCTCGCAGCTTCAACGACTTCTGCCGTGAAGAAGAGGACGGAAGACATGATGACCTTGCGGACGAGAAAATCCCAGAAGTTACGGCTCTAGCTTATTATTTGCACAAATATACAACTATACTACTAACAAGGATCACCAACccagaagaagcagaaggaGGTGAGGAAGAAACCATAGAATTTGAATTCATAGTTGAGCAGCTCCTCCAGATATGCCTCACTCTGGACTACAGTGATGAAGTCGGCAGAAGGAAAATGTTTTCTCTTTTACGAGAAACCCTGGCTGTCTCAAATCTTCCTGAACATGTGACGAAGCTCACGGTTGAAGCTCTTCGGAGTGTTTGCGGGCTAGATCCTGCCGCAGAAAGCGAATTCTGCAGTGTCGTCCTCGAGGCCATCGCGGAAGTTCATGACACAATCGTATCCGAAGACAGCTTTGTCTCCGCAAAGTCAGAAATTAGCGACGGAAGCTCGAGGAGAGGCCGTTCCGAGACCCCTGCTGATTCCAAGGAGGACGAAGAGGAACCTTTTAATAAGGAAGAGGCTAAGGCTAAAGTGCTTAAGGAAATCATGGTTAACATGAAGTGCTTATATATTGCTCAGTGCATGCTGCAAAATGTCGAAGGAAACCTTCAAGACAATGTTCATTTGGTAACAATGTTGAACAATCTTGTTGTCCCAGCAGTGAGAAGCCACGAAGCTCCTGTACGGGAGCGTGGTCTCGAATGTCTCGGTCTATGCTGTCTGTTGGACAAG AACctagctgaagaaaatatGGGCCTGTTCATCCACTGTTACAGCAAAGGCCACGAGGCCTTGCAAGAAATGGCCCTTCGCATCCTCTCCGATATTCTAACAGTACATCATTCAATCCTTCTCCCAGTCGCATCTCAGAATGACCCTAATTCTGTCACCCCTCCACCATTCCAAAAACCACTCCTCAAGGCGTTTGCGAAAGCTCTTAAGACAAACTCCCCGCCAGCTGTACAGGCCACTGCTGTCACATCATTAGCGAAGTTGCTGCTCACAAATACGCTTTCTCCATCTGGCCCTTCTGTGCCGCCTTCGATCAAGGAATTGCACGAAAGTTCCATCGACACGCTCCTTCAGGCACTTGTCCTCTCATTCTTCCATCCCAGAACACGCGATAACCTATCTTTAAGACAGGCGTTGACGTACTTCCTGCCCGTATACTGTCATTCCAGATTAAATAATGCCCAGCATATGCGCAAAATAGCTGTACCCGTTATCCGTGTTGTGCTAGCAGCGGCGGATGACTTTTATGCTCTTGAAGCGGAAGAGGACAGTGATGGAGAGATAGACGACAGTGTTGGCGAAAAAGAAGTCAAGGCTCTTATGGCGGGTGTAATTGGAATGATGGTTGAGTGGACGGATGATCGACGAATTGTCGGCCTCAACCCCGAGGCGCCATTGCCTGGCACGTCAATAGCGCCAAACCCATCTTTAAAACCCAGCGAGAGTCTCCATCTTGCTCTTGCAAGGGATATATTACAGCGCGTTCTGGGAGTCGGAGGATTCAGTGCAGCTCCaagggaagaaaggaaacTACTCCTTTCTATGCTCGGCAAGCTACATATTCCTGCACCTCCTTCAGCGCCCTCTAGGCCCGGCTCCCGTGCTCCTGAAGGCCCCGATGAGCGAGAAATCCTGCGTTCTAGCTCAAGGTCAAGAAAGCCGGACCAAGAACAGGGTACcattgatgatgatggcgaGTTGTTGCTCGAAGTCAAGGACCTACTCAATCAAGCCATTGCTTCCAATGTCGCCTCAGATGCTACGGGAAGAAACGCACTCGTTAAAGTCAAGAATGCCGTACTGAAACTCCTTGCTGCTTGTCGACCTTCGGACAAGCATGGCGTATctgaaaaggagagagagactTCGTACATCAAAGAAGAACCTGAGGATGATAGTTATTTACGCGGATCACGGAGGAATACAAGTGTCATTAGTGGGAGATCGAGCGTGGCTCCAAGTGATCTGGCTGCTgtggaggaagaagacgaaggTGACGATACGATTATTGCCAGACGACCGGATGATAGGCGGTCGTTAGCGTCAGATGCGGGCACGGAAGTTTCTGTGCGAAGTGAGAGATAG
- the CYS17 gene encoding Cysteine synthase 1 (EggNog:ENOG410PJXH~COG:E~BUSCO:8401at33183), producing the protein MFRTGIRRFSSTALRGSESLVAQAEAKNQYGIGVSRAQGVVKGLTGAIGNTPLIRLNRLSEETGCNILGKAEFQNPGGSVKDRAALFVVKDAEERGLLRPGGTVVEGTAGNTGIGLAHVCRSKGYKLVIYMPNTQSQGKIDLLRLLGAEVYPVPAVAFENPENYNHQARRHAESLDNAVWTNQFDNTANRRAHIETTGPEIWAQTEGKVDAFTCATGTGGTLAGVTRYLKEVSNGRVKCFLADPPGSVLYKYVSSGGKLIERGGSSITEGIGQGRVTDNLKPDIELMDGALQIADEKSIEMVYRCLDEEGLYIGASSALNVVAAKEVAEKLGKGHTIVTMICDGAYRYADRLFSDKWLRTKNLRDAIPKHLEKYIVLP; encoded by the exons ATGTTTCGCACCGGTATCCGCCGCTTCTCTTCCACCGCCCTTCGGGGAAGCGAGAGCTTGGTGGCTCAAGCCGAAGCTAAGAATCAGTATGGAATCGGAGTCTCTAGGGCGCAAGGCGTCGTGAAGGGCCTGACCGGAG CAATTGGAAACACCCCTCTCATCCGTCTCAATCGGCTCTCCGAAGAGACCGGCTGCAATATCCTTGGAAAGGCTGAATTCCAAAACCCTGGCGGCAGCGTCAAGGACCGTGCTGCATTATTTGTCGTCAAGGATGCCGAGGAACGGGGTTTGCTGCGCCCGGGCGGCACTGTCGTCGAAGGAACAGCTGGAAATACTGGAATTGGCCTCGCCCACGTTTGCCGCTCCAAAGGATACAAGTTAGTCATTTACATGCCAAATACCCAATCGCAAGGCAAGATCGATCTCCTCAGACTGCTTGGCGCTGAGGTATATCCGGTTCCCGCTGTCGCATTTGAGAACCCAGAAAATTACAACCACCAAGCGAGAAGACATGCCGAATCGCTCGACAATGCCGTCTGGACAAATCAGTTCGATAACACGGCCAACCGCCGAGCACACATTGAAACCACAGGCCCCGAGATCTGGGCACAAACGGAAGGCAAAGTTGACGCTTTCACGTGCGCCACCGGAACTGGCGGTACGCTCGCCGGTGTCACAAGATATCTCAAGGAAGTCAGCAACGGCCGGGTAAAATGTTTCCTTGCCGACCCTCCGGGCTCCGTTCTCTACAAATATGTGTCCAGCGGTGGAAAACTCATCGAGAGAGGAGGAAGCAGCATCACTGAAGGCATTGGCCAGGGCCGGGTGACAGATAACCTCAAACCAGATATTGAGCTTATGGATGGGGCCTTACAAATCGCCGACGAAAAAAGTATCGAAATGGTGTACCGTTGCCTTGATGAAGAGGGACTTTACATCGGTGCCAGCTCTGCCCTGAACGTTGTTGCGGCGAAAGAAGTTGCCGAGAAACTGGGCAAGGGCCATACGATCGTCACGATGATTTGCGATGGTGCTTATAGATACGCCGATCGATTGTTTTCTGATAAATGGTTGAGAACCAAGAATCTCAGAGATGCGATACCCAAACACCTAGAGAAATATATTGTGTTGCCATGA
- a CDS encoding uncharacterized protein (EggNog:ENOG410PVSG~TransMembrane:7 (o23-45i57-77o97-123i135-156o184-203i215-233o253-271i)) has translation MSSERPSDTYIPGQSPYTDRQNIVRATAVAVSVVAAFFVCLRLLSRYIRRIKLGLDDAFIVAALVFTFASMALALLSAHYGMAVPTDRVRLQDTRKILMIMVPWECVYCTGVVLVKLSVLSFYSRIFETRTFKTAAYILSFTTISWGIAINCVNIFQCIPVHRAWDVMASGSCIDTKASFIGNAVPNICTDFCILLLPMPVIWRLHASVLHRLSIATIFILGGFVIFASIYRFVTLFSMDFQNVSYTFSDPSLWSLIEVAFGIVCACLPTLRPLLSTFFDAFNSTLKSTRNSTSHPTQRPRAYENGYKMNMVDQKGGEPKRNFQRINELERQLNPDAKQRSKNHFISVSRSNRGNITPFEEYVSTTSGDEVPLNAIRVKNSVEWQVAAR, from the exons ATGTCCTCAGAAAGGCCCTCAGACACGTATATACCGGGTCAATCACCTTACACAGACCGCCAGAATATAGTGAGAGCTACTGCCGTTGCAGTATCCGTTGTAGCAGCTTTCTTCGTTTGTCTCAGGCTTTTATCGAGATATATAAGACGGATCAAGCTAGGACTTGATGATGCCTTCATCGTTGCTGCACTG GTATTTACCTTCGCTTCAATGGCCCTTGCTCTGCTGT CCGCACATTACGGGATGGCGGTCCCCACTGATAGAGTACGCCTCCAAGACACGAGAAAAATTCTGATG ATAATGGTTCCTTGGGAGTGCGTATATTGCACAGGGGTCGTCCTGGTCAAACTTTCCGTTTTATCATTCTACAGCCGCATATTCGAGACTCGAACCTTCAAGACTGCGGCTTATATTCTTTCCTTCACGACGATTTCATGGGGAATTGCCATTAATTGCGTCAACATATTTCAATGCATCCCGGTCCACAGGGCATGGGACGTGATGGCATCCGGTAGCTGCATCGACACGAAAGCGTCGTTCATTGGGAATGCGGTACCTAATATTTGTACCGACTTCTGCATCTTACTGTTGCCGATGCCAGTTATATGGCGGCTTCATGCGTCTGTTCTCCATCGTTTATCTATCGCCACGATTTTTATCCTAGGGGGATT TGTTATATTTGCGAGTATCTATCGCTTCGTAACGCTTTTTTCTATGGACTTCCAGAACGTGAGCT ACACCTTCTCAGATCCAAGCCTTTGGAGCCTGATTGAAGTCGCTTTCGGTATTGTATGCGCTTGTCTTCCTACCCTCCGACCACTCCTTTCTACTTTTTTTGATGCGTTCAACTCTACCCTAAAGTCCACTCGCAACAGCACCAGCCATCCAACTCAGCGCCCAAGAGCGTATGAAAACGGTTACAAAATGAACATGGTAGACCAGAAGGGTGGGGAACCGAAACGAAATTTCCAGAGGATCAACGAACTTGAACGCCAACTCAACCCAGACGCAAAACAGCGCTCCAAAAATCATTTTATTTCTGTATCCCGGTCCAACAGGGGGAATATAACACCTTTTGAAGAGTATGTCTCCACTACATCCGGGGATGAAGTACCGTTAAATGCGATTAGGGTCAAAAATAGCGTGGAATGGCAGGTTGCTGCCCGATGA
- a CDS encoding uncharacterized protein (EggNog:ENOG410PQ0J~COG:S), with protein MLPSSASTNPTIVLVHGAWRSPECFDSLRKVLEDRGYPTEAPGHPSVGAEPPTKTLEDDVINMQIVLNRLIEDEGKEVVLVGHSYGGTVISNASDGLGRDQRAIAKKRGGIVLAIYLAGFLVPKGATLFYGLGGAWAPWMRFNGEYSYASDEAKRFYGDLSPENQQRWVSKLRHRSKASYLSLNTHEPWRNMPCGYILCENDCALPFPVQKMLVSSTEQKMQGDSSIGAQKLLTANLKASHSPFLSIPEKTAEVIEDMIGKICRSS; from the exons ATGCTACCCAGCTCAGCATCTACCAATCCCACGATCGTCCTTGTTCACGGGGCCTGGCGTTCGCCTGAATGCTTCGATAGTCTCCGCAAAGTGCTTGAGGACCGTGGCTATCCAACGGAGGCGCCTGGCCACCCTTCAGTGGGAGCCGAGCCGCCGACCAAGACACTAGAGGACGACGTTATCAATATGCAGATAGTATTGAATAGGCTGATCGAGGACGAAGGGAAAGAAGTCGTCCTTGTGGGCCATTCATACGGCGGAACCGTGATTTCCAATGCCAGCGACGGGCTGGGACGTGACCAGAGAGCGATAGCTAAGAAACGCGGAGGTATCGTGCTGGCTATCTATTTGGCGGGATTCTTGGTACCGAAAGGCGCCACCTTATTTTATGGACTGGGCGGTGCGTGGGCACCGTGGATGAGATTCAAT GGCGAATACTCTTATGCCTCTGATGAAGCCAAGCGCTTCTATGGTGACCTCTCCCCAGAAAACCAACAGAGATGGGTATCAAAACTTCGCCACCGGTCCAAAGCATCCTACCTCTCTCTGAACACGCACGAACCATGGAGGAACATGCCTTGCGGTTATATTCTCTGCGAAAATGACTGCGCTCTGCCATTCCCGGTCCAAAAGATGTTAGTATCCTCCACTGAGCAGAAAATGCAGGGCGACAGCAGCATTGGTGCTCAGAAGCTATTGACGGCGAATTTAAAGGCTTCTCATTCGCCATTCCTGAGCATACCGGAAAAGACAGCCGAAGTCATCGAGGATATGATCGGCAAAATATGTAGAAGCTCTTAG
- a CDS encoding uncharacterized protein (EggNog:ENOG410PHV5~COG:C~BUSCO:9112at33183), whose amino-acid sequence MASPGESPLNREPRLRDLVSRFITRSGAYHRNHSIFPAIDGSLHLVQVGGEVKRPLTLTLTQLRDEFAQHEVTCALQCAGNRRHTMRTKLKEVRGVDWRDGAVMNCTWRGPRLRDVLLRAGVKSEYAAQSPLHVEFLCFQAMCEDDNCYAGSIELWRALQQDKDVILALEMNGETLTPDYGYPVRVVIPGIIGARWVKWLDCIMVRKTESPNYYQAHDYKVLPPEVLTWEMAEDYWDKAPSMQENLVNSVVAVPDDDETIFQGSDGLIEVRGYAVPQGDQGPVIRVEVSGDEGNTWVEAELHGAGPQNRYKWCWVLWRARIKVDQGSNKTIYSRATDAGGNTQPMWSEWNIRGVGYNGYGASWNVTVL is encoded by the exons ATGGCGAGTCCT GGTGAGAGCCCGCTTAACCGCGAGCCGCGTCTCAGGGATCTTGTCTCCAG GTTCATCACCAGATCCGGAGCGTATCATCGGAATCACAGCATCTTCCCAGCTATCGATGGAAGTTTACACCTGGTCCAAGTCGGTGGCGAGGTCAAGCGGCCCTTGACACTCACCCTGACCCAGCTGCGAGATGAGTTCGCTCAACATGAGGTGACCTGCGCCCTCCAGTGTGCCGGCAACCGGCGGCATACGATGCGAACTAAGCTGAAAGAAGTTCGTGGTGTTGACTGGAGAGATGGCGCCGTGATGAATTGCACATGGAGAGGCCCAAGATTAAGAGACGTTCTGCTACGAGCCGGGGTTAAAAGCGAATATGCAGCACAGAGTCCGCTCCATGTAGAATTTTTGTGCTTTCAGGCCATGTGCGAAGACGACAACTGCTATGCTGGCAGTATTGAGTTATGGAGGGCCCTCCAGCAGGACAAGGATGTTATTTTAGCCCTTGAG ATGAATGGAGAGACACTCACCCCTGACTATGGTTATCCTGTCCGTGTAGTTATTCCTGGAATCATCGGAGCTCGATGGGTCAAATGGCTCGATTGTATTATGGTCCGGAAGACAGAATCTCCCAATTATTACCAGGCACATGACTACAAGGTCCTCCCACCCGAAGTTCTCACCTGGGAGATGGCAGAAGATTACTGGGATAAAGCCCCATCCATGCAGGAAAACCTTGTGAATTCAGTTGTCGCGGTTCCCGACGATGACGAAACCATCTTTCAGGGATCTGACGGCCTAATCGAAGTTAGAGGTTATGCTGTTCCCCAGGGCGATCAAGGGCCGGTGATCCGCGTGGAGGTATCAGGAGACGAAGGAAATACGTGGGTTGAAGCTGAGCTACACGGTGCCGGCCCACAAAATCGGTACAAATGGTGCTGGGTTCTCTGGAGAGCACGTATCAAAGTCGACCAGGGATCAAATAAAACTATATACAGTCGCGCTACGGATGCAGGAGGCAATACTCAACCGATGTGGTCTGAATGGAACATCCGCGGCGTTGGATACAACGGATATGGTGCTTCTTGGAACGTGACCGTGTTATAG
- the TIM22 gene encoding Mitochondrial import inner membrane translocase subunit tim22 (BUSCO:477122at4751~EggNog:ENOG410PQDK~COG:U~TransMembrane:2 (i42-61o148-167i)~BUSCO:15425at33183), protein MSFPGMTRPGAAAGAAPGGMSEQEQAIVRNIQAAMESCPMKAVMAGGMGFALGGAFGLFMSSMSYDTPLTPQGREISSLPVREQLRRGFKDMGSRSFSSAKNFAIVGALFSGTECCIEGLRAKNDLTNGIAAGCITGGILGAKAGPQAAALGCAGFAAFSAAIDAYMRQPSD, encoded by the exons ATGAGTTTCCCAGGAATGACCAGGCCTGGGGCCGCCGCCGGGGCAGCTCCTGGGGGGATGAGCGAGCAGGAGCAGGCTATTGTGCGAAAT ATTCAAGCCGCGATGGAATCATGTCCAATGAAAGCCGTGATGGCAGGCGGAATGGGCTTCGCCCTGGGTGGAGCGTTCGGTCTATTCATGAGCAGT ATGTCGTACGATACACCTCTCACACCGCAAGGCCGTGAAATTTCGAGTCTTCCCGTTCGTGAACAGCTCAGGCGAGGATTTAAAGATATGGGCAGTCGGTCATTCAGCTCCGCGAAAAATTTTGCCATCGTGGGCGCCCTTTTCAGCGGAACAGAATGCTGCATAGAGGGTCTTCGCGCCAAGAACGACCTTACAAATGGCATTGCGGCTGGATGCATCACTGGCGGAATATTGGGTGCCAAGGCTGGGCCTCAGGCTGCGGCACTGGGATGCGCTGGTTTCGCCGCATTTAGTGCTGCCATTGATGCATACATGCGACAGCCCTCGGATTAG